Proteins encoded within one genomic window of Vulgatibacter sp.:
- a CDS encoding chemotaxis protein CheW, translating into MSDLHVVFQVAGAHYVVPANEVVQLESFQGATPVPGAPDFVEGLVQIRGAVVPVINLRRRFGKEPIEPSLDSRVIVVRGGSRTVGLLADRSREVVQLAPDELRPPPDIIQQQASGFVRAVAGRGDRLLMLIDFDKVVGEGEIHGE; encoded by the coding sequence GTGAGCGATCTCCACGTCGTCTTCCAGGTCGCCGGCGCCCACTACGTCGTTCCGGCGAACGAGGTGGTGCAGCTCGAATCGTTCCAGGGGGCGACCCCCGTCCCCGGCGCACCGGATTTCGTCGAGGGCCTGGTCCAGATCCGGGGCGCCGTGGTGCCGGTGATCAACCTGCGGCGCCGCTTCGGCAAGGAACCGATCGAGCCGAGCCTGGACAGCCGCGTGATCGTGGTCCGCGGCGGATCCCGCACCGTCGGATTGCTCGCGGATCGCTCCCGCGAGGTGGTGCAGCTCGCGCCCGACGAGCTGCGCCCGCCCCCCGACATCATCCAGCAGCAGGCGAGCGGCTTCGTGCGAGCCGTCGCCGGACGAGGCGACCGCCTCCTCATGCTCATCGACTTCGACAAGGTCGTCGGCGAGGGAGAGATCCATGGCGAATGA